The following proteins are co-located in the Billgrantia tianxiuensis genome:
- a CDS encoding cell division protein FtsQ/DivIB, producing the protein MTTRGSTLGILLLLILLGAGGRALWTWLDRPIERVAIRGELQHVSADYLRSQLAPLLQGQTWLSADLPELRRRARNIDWLAEVRLAREWPYTLAFELVEQVPVARWNDDYLLNPKGEPFAFAPVAPPEDLPDLAGPVGSGAEVLAYHDRLKPRFEALGLTITQLRLEPRGAWRFQLDDGVWVMLGRSDREARLARLAAAWQRQLGSQATHIRYIDLRYPNGVAVAWHGETEIEEEGDGTG; encoded by the coding sequence ATGACCACACGCGGCTCGACGTTGGGAATTCTGCTGCTGCTGATACTGCTGGGTGCCGGGGGACGCGCCCTGTGGACTTGGCTCGATCGTCCCATCGAACGGGTCGCGATTCGCGGCGAGTTGCAGCATGTCAGTGCCGACTATCTGCGCTCGCAGTTGGCGCCGCTGCTGCAGGGTCAGACCTGGCTGTCGGCGGATCTTCCCGAGCTGCGCCGCCGTGCACGCAACATCGACTGGCTGGCCGAGGTACGGCTGGCACGCGAGTGGCCCTATACGTTGGCATTCGAGCTGGTCGAGCAGGTTCCGGTGGCCCGCTGGAACGATGACTATCTGCTCAACCCCAAGGGCGAACCGTTTGCCTTTGCCCCGGTAGCGCCACCTGAAGATCTGCCGGACCTGGCCGGTCCGGTAGGTAGCGGGGCCGAGGTTCTGGCCTATCACGACCGGTTGAAGCCGCGCTTCGAAGCGCTGGGCTTGACCATTACCCAACTGCGGCTGGAGCCGCGCGGCGCCTGGCGCTTTCAGCTCGACGACGGTGTCTGGGTAATGCTGGGTCGTAGCGACCGTGAGGCGCGTCTGGCCAGACTCGCCGCCGCCTGGCAGCGTCAGCTCGGTTCGCAAGCGACGCATATCCGCTACATCGACCTGCGTTATCCCAACGGTGTGGCCGTGGCCTGGCATGGCGAAACCGAGATTGAGGAGGAGGGCGACGGTACAGGATGA
- a CDS encoding D-alanine--D-alanine ligase, with protein sequence MMRASEFGRVAVLYGGNSAEREVSLRSGAAVLAALERSGVDVIGYDPADGGLVGLEALAPDRVFIALHGRGGEDGTLQGALELLGIPYTGSGVLASALGMDKQRTKLVWQAVGLPTPESLMLEADSDWEDIVARLGLPLIVKPVHEGSTLGISIVESREALEAAYHEAARFDARVMAERFIRGEEYTVSLLGARVLPAIRVEVPSGFYDYEAKYNSNDTRYHLPCGLEATQEAELGELCRQAFEAIGGEGWGRIDVMCDGEGRFWLIEANTSPGMTDHSLVPQAAAHAGMGFDELVLQILATTLEPRRA encoded by the coding sequence ATGATGCGGGCAAGCGAGTTTGGGCGGGTCGCCGTACTGTACGGTGGAAATTCCGCCGAGCGCGAGGTATCCCTCAGAAGTGGCGCGGCGGTGTTGGCGGCACTCGAGCGTAGCGGCGTCGACGTGATTGGCTACGATCCCGCCGACGGCGGGCTAGTCGGTCTCGAAGCGCTTGCCCCTGATCGCGTATTCATTGCCCTGCATGGTCGGGGTGGGGAAGACGGCACCCTGCAGGGGGCGCTCGAGCTGCTCGGCATCCCCTACACCGGCAGCGGCGTGCTGGCCTCGGCGCTGGGCATGGACAAGCAGCGTACCAAGTTGGTCTGGCAGGCCGTGGGGCTGCCCACTCCCGAATCGCTGATGCTCGAAGCCGATTCCGATTGGGAAGACATCGTGGCCCGGCTGGGTCTACCGCTGATCGTCAAGCCGGTGCACGAGGGCTCTACCCTGGGCATCAGCATCGTCGAAAGCCGTGAGGCCCTGGAAGCGGCTTACCATGAGGCGGCTCGCTTCGATGCACGGGTCATGGCCGAGCGCTTCATTCGCGGTGAGGAGTACACGGTTTCGCTGCTGGGCGCGCGCGTGTTGCCCGCCATCCGCGTCGAAGTCCCTAGCGGCTTCTACGATTACGAGGCCAAGTACAATTCCAACGATACGCGCTACCATCTGCCCTGTGGGCTCGAGGCCACACAGGAGGCGGAGCTCGGCGAGCTGTGTCGCCAGGCCTTCGAGGCCATCGGCGGCGAGGGGTGGGGGCGCATCGACGTGATGTGCGATGGCGAAGGGCGCTTCTGGCTGATCGAAGCCAATACCTCGCCGGGAATGACCGACCATAGCCTGGTGCCTCAAGCGGCTGCCCATGCCGGCATGGGTTTCGACGAACTGGTGCTGCAGATACTGGCCACCACGCTGGAGCCACGCCGGGCATGA
- the murC gene encoding UDP-N-acetylmuramate--L-alanine ligase — translation MRRIRHIHFVGIGGAGMCGIAEVLANQGYQVSGSDLKASPVVSRLREHGIRVAIGHAEDNVAGADVVVVSTAVDSANPEIRWAQEHRVPVVRRAEMLAELMRFRHGIAVAGTHGKTTTTSLTATLLAEGGLDPTFVIGGKLTSAGTNARLGEGDYLVAEADESDASFLHLQPMVSIVTNIDADHMSTYGGDFERLKGTFIEFLHNLPFYGLAILCIDDEHVRGLLDRIHRQFVTYGFSEDADYRIADFTQQGGEVSFTALRPDGLAPLQVRLGMPGRHNALNALAAIAVATDAGVDDAAILRGLAGFAGVGRRFQVHGHFAPPSGSGEVMLVDDYGHHPREVEMVIKAVRAGWPQRRLVMIYQPHRFTRTRDLYEDFVRVLAGVDVLLLLDVYSAGETPIPGADGKTLAGSIRQRGTLDPIFVQHKSELPALLAKVLRADDILITQGAGDVGGIALGLAESRLILDEVEL, via the coding sequence ATGCGCCGTATTCGGCACATCCATTTCGTCGGCATCGGCGGTGCCGGCATGTGCGGCATCGCCGAGGTGCTCGCCAACCAGGGCTATCAGGTCAGCGGCAGCGACCTGAAAGCCTCTCCGGTGGTGAGCCGTCTGCGTGAGCATGGCATTCGCGTCGCCATCGGCCACGCCGAGGACAACGTTGCCGGGGCCGATGTGGTGGTGGTCTCCACCGCCGTGGATTCGGCCAATCCGGAGATTCGCTGGGCCCAGGAGCATCGCGTGCCGGTGGTGCGCCGTGCCGAGATGTTGGCCGAACTGATGCGTTTCCGTCACGGTATCGCGGTAGCTGGTACCCACGGCAAGACCACGACTACCAGCCTGACGGCGACACTGCTGGCCGAAGGCGGGCTCGATCCGACTTTCGTCATCGGCGGCAAGCTGACCAGCGCCGGTACCAATGCCCGGTTGGGCGAGGGCGACTACCTGGTCGCCGAGGCCGACGAGTCGGACGCTTCGTTCCTCCACCTGCAGCCGATGGTGTCCATTGTCACCAACATCGACGCCGATCACATGAGTACCTACGGCGGCGATTTCGAACGGCTCAAGGGTACCTTCATCGAGTTCCTGCATAACCTGCCCTTTTACGGCCTGGCCATCCTGTGCATCGATGACGAGCACGTGCGTGGACTGCTCGATCGCATCCATCGACAGTTCGTCACCTACGGCTTCAGCGAGGATGCTGACTACCGGATTGCCGACTTCACCCAGCAGGGGGGAGAGGTTTCCTTCACCGCGCTGCGCCCCGATGGGCTGGCACCGCTGCAGGTACGCCTGGGCATGCCGGGTCGGCACAATGCGCTCAACGCCCTGGCGGCGATCGCCGTGGCAACCGATGCCGGCGTCGACGATGCCGCCATTCTGCGCGGGCTGGCCGGGTTCGCCGGGGTAGGGCGCCGCTTCCAGGTGCATGGGCATTTCGCGCCACCGAGCGGTAGCGGCGAGGTGATGCTGGTGGATGATTATGGCCACCACCCGCGTGAGGTGGAGATGGTGATCAAGGCGGTGCGGGCCGGCTGGCCCCAGCGACGGCTGGTGATGATCTACCAGCCGCACCGCTTCACTCGCACGCGCGATCTCTACGAGGACTTCGTGCGTGTGCTTGCCGGAGTCGACGTGCTGTTGCTGCTTGACGTCTACAGCGCCGGAGAGACCCCGATCCCTGGGGCCGACGGCAAGACCCTGGCGGGCTCCATACGTCAGCGTGGCACGCTCGATCCGATTTTCGTGCAGCACAAGTCGGAGCTGCCGGCACTGCTGGCCAAGGTATTGCGAGCCGACGACATCCTGATCACTCAGGGTGCGGGTGATGTGGGCGGTATCGCGCTGGGGCTGGCCGAGAGCCGACTGATTCTCGATGAGGTGGAGCTATGA